Proteins encoded together in one Mycoplasma miroungirhinis window:
- the rsgA gene encoding ribosome small subunit-dependent GTPase A, producing MIKGKIIRSISGFYDVKTAQKEIIRTRGSGKLRLLNIKPTVGDYVDVNKDNMIEKIYERKNQFIRPKIVNVDQAIVVMSLVEPNFSYELMDKFLIIIENKHIKPVIVLTKSDLTNESKIDYFKKQKYEVFEINYQKQTGFNNLKDIFANKTSFFVGQTGVGKTTLINFLAKTNLQTQEISKALNRGKHTTREVSLIEFNGGEIIDTPGFSSIDFDITIDEISTAFSKFAEASKKCKFRNCKHNLENIDNCEIKRLVQNKEIPEMRYKNYLTFLKQITEKEHYE from the coding sequence ATGATAAAAGGTAAAATAATTCGTTCTATTTCTGGTTTTTATGATGTAAAAACTGCCCAAAAAGAAATAATAAGAACAAGAGGTAGTGGTAAATTAAGATTACTAAACATAAAACCAACAGTTGGAGATTATGTAGATGTTAATAAAGACAATATGATTGAAAAAATCTATGAAAGAAAAAATCAATTTATAAGACCTAAAATTGTAAATGTTGATCAAGCAATTGTTGTTATGAGTTTAGTTGAACCTAATTTTTCTTATGAATTAATGGATAAATTTTTAATAATAATTGAAAACAAACATATAAAACCTGTGATTGTGTTAACAAAAAGTGATTTAACTAACGAATCAAAAATAGATTATTTTAAAAAACAAAAATATGAAGTTTTTGAAATAAATTATCAAAAACAAACAGGTTTTAATAATTTAAAAGATATTTTCGCAAACAAAACTAGTTTTTTTGTTGGACAAACTGGTGTAGGTAAAACAACATTAATTAATTTTTTGGCTAAAACTAACTTACAAACACAAGAAATTTCTAAAGCTTTAAATCGTGGTAAACATACAACAAGAGAAGTATCATTAATTGAATTTAATGGTGGTGAAATTATTGACACTCCAGGTTTTAGTTCAATCGATTTTGATATTACTATAGATGAAATTTCGACTGCATTTTCTAAATTTGCTGAAGCATCTAAAAAATGTAAATTTAGAAATTGCAAACATAATTTAGAAAATATTGATAATTGCGAAATAAAAAGACTTGTGCAAAATAAAGAAATACCAGAAATGAGATACAAAAATTATTTAACATTTTTAAAACAAATTACAGAAAAGGAACATTATGAATAA
- the msrA gene encoding peptide-methionine (S)-S-oxide reductase MsrA yields MNNIGQIKFINSSLLDLENKENAYIFINKLIENGIKNIHYDVMDQKFAKNTKSFTIEEIKLAYQKSNSHTMDVHLMVEDPQKWIKELDFVNYISFHYEAIGYKKALEIVQTYQTDKLKLGLAINPSTSFEEIKDLIKEFKLILIMSVQAGQGGQSFQPQIIDKIVQIKQYILENSLDTKIMIDGGIKKDLLDKVFFAGVDFAVMGSYILNNSDSESLKSLNSLSLKWKEIYLAGGCFWGMQAWLKIQKGAIKTWVGYANSDIIKPLYQDLIHKRSKAVETVQFIYDSSQTSLNQIVNNFLLTIDPTSVNFQAHDVGIQYRNGIYWNHNNFSENDNNEMKQEILKTINKVQNNYQKPIVTEVLNLDNFYLAEEYHQDYLDKNPGAYCHIKL; encoded by the coding sequence ATGAATAATATAGGACAAATAAAATTTATAAATTCTTCACTTTTAGATTTAGAAAACAAAGAAAATGCATACATTTTTATCAATAAATTAATAGAAAATGGAATTAAAAATATTCATTATGATGTAATGGACCAAAAATTTGCAAAAAATACTAAAAGCTTTACTATTGAAGAAATTAAATTAGCATATCAAAAATCCAATTCACATACTATGGATGTACATTTAATGGTAGAAGATCCTCAAAAATGAATTAAAGAACTTGATTTTGTTAATTATATCTCTTTTCATTATGAAGCTATAGGATACAAAAAAGCACTTGAAATAGTTCAAACTTATCAAACTGATAAATTAAAATTAGGTCTAGCTATAAATCCATCAACTTCTTTTGAAGAAATAAAGGATTTAATTAAAGAGTTTAAATTAATTTTAATTATGTCAGTTCAAGCAGGACAAGGTGGTCAAAGTTTTCAACCTCAAATAATTGATAAAATTGTTCAAATTAAACAATATATTTTAGAAAATTCATTAGATACAAAAATTATGATAGACGGAGGAATTAAAAAAGATTTACTTGACAAAGTTTTTTTTGCAGGAGTAGATTTTGCAGTAATGGGTTCATATATTTTAAATAATAGTGATTCAGAAAGTTTAAAATCCTTAAACTCATTATCATTAAAATGAAAAGAAATTTATTTAGCAGGAGGATGTTTTTGAGGAATGCAAGCTTGACTTAAAATTCAAAAAGGAGCAATAAAAACTTGAGTTGGTTATGCAAATTCTGATATCATTAAACCTTTATATCAAGATTTAATTCATAAAAGATCAAAAGCAGTTGAAACAGTGCAATTTATATATGATTCATCACAAACTTCACTAAATCAAATTGTAAATAATTTTTTATTAACAATTGATCCAACTTCAGTTAATTTTCAAGCTCATGATGTAGGGATTCAATACAGAAATGGAATTTATTGAAATCACAATAATTTTTCAGAAAATGACAATAATGAAATGAAACAAGAAATTTTAAAAACTATTAATAAAGTCCAAAATAATTATCAAAAACCAATTGTAACTGAAGTTTTAAATTTAGATAATTTTTATTTAGCTGAAGAATATCATCAAGATTATTTAGATAAAAATCCAGGGGCTTATTGCCACATAAAACTATAA
- a CDS encoding tRNA (adenosine(37)-N6)-threonylcarbamoyltransferase complex ATPase subunit type 1 TsaE, whose protein sequence is MIFKYKENDTLDELVDYLLSKNYEAILLDGELGAGKTYLTSQIAKKLNISKKIISPTFNTIFIYDGLIHIDAYNLKGNLLAYEDYFDNNLVVIEWSNNIQHPFSHYAKINVYLKNNLHVFEIIEEK, encoded by the coding sequence ATGATATTTAAATACAAAGAAAATGACACACTTGATGAATTAGTTGATTATTTGTTATCAAAAAACTATGAGGCTATTTTATTAGATGGAGAATTAGGTGCAGGTAAAACTTATTTAACTTCTCAAATTGCAAAAAAATTAAATATTTCTAAAAAAATTATTAGTCCCACATTTAATACTATTTTTATTTATGATGGTTTAATTCATATTGATGCTTATAATCTTAAAGGCAATTTATTAGCTTATGAAGATTATTTTGATAACAATCTTGTAGTTATAGAATGATCAAATAATATTCAACATCCATTTAGTCACTATGCAAAAATTAATGTATATTTAAAAAACAATTTACACGTTTTTGAAATAATAGAGGAAAAATAA
- the tsaD gene encoding tRNA (adenosine(37)-N6)-threonylcarbamoyltransferase complex transferase subunit TsaD produces the protein MVILAIETSHDDTSISILENSKVVELITLTQTQIHKKYGGTVPEIASRLHVENIYKVIEQIKTKYDLNKVNLIAYTSTPGLIGALQVGFLAAHALSLALNKPIVPINHLDGHFFSGSINKEINYPALCLLISGGHTQIIYAQNYLNLSIIGQTLDDAVGETYDKIGRKLGLEFPAGAEIDKLAYENTRPLNHKFNLPVTQNKYDLSLSGIKTQFINYINNFINRSEQIPVKDIASDFQNLMVYYLETKMKQAINEYKPKSIILAGGVSANLAIRKMFKNLHHNAIIPDLKYATDNAAMIGQAAKIIYQGTINKKIQKPS, from the coding sequence ATGGTAATCTTAGCAATTGAAACTTCGCATGATGATACTTCTATTTCTATTTTAGAAAATTCCAAAGTAGTTGAATTAATTACTTTAACGCAAACACAAATACATAAAAAATATGGTGGTACAGTACCTGAAATTGCTTCTCGCTTACATGTTGAAAATATTTATAAAGTAATTGAACAAATCAAAACAAAATATGATTTAAATAAAGTTAATTTAATAGCATATACTTCTACTCCAGGTTTAATTGGAGCTTTACAAGTTGGTTTTTTAGCAGCTCATGCTTTAAGTCTAGCATTAAATAAACCAATTGTACCTATTAACCATTTAGATGGGCATTTTTTTAGTGGCTCAATAAATAAGGAAATTAACTATCCTGCACTTTGTTTACTTATAAGTGGAGGTCATACACAAATAATATATGCACAAAATTATTTAAATTTAAGTATTATTGGACAAACACTAGATGATGCAGTGGGTGAAACTTATGATAAAATAGGTAGAAAACTAGGTCTAGAATTTCCTGCTGGTGCTGAAATTGATAAATTAGCATATGAAAATACTAGGCCTTTAAATCATAAATTTAATTTACCAGTAACTCAAAATAAATATGATTTATCATTAAGTGGAATAAAAACACAATTTATAAATTACATTAATAATTTTATTAATCGAAGTGAACAAATACCTGTTAAAGATATTGCAAGTGATTTTCAAAATTTAATGGTCTATTATTTAGAAACTAAAATGAAACAAGCAATTAATGAGTACAAGCCTAAATCAATAATTTTAGCTGGTGGAGTAAGTGCTAATTTAGCAATTAGAAAAATGTTTAAAAATCTTCATCATAACGCTATAATACCTGATTTAAAATATGCAACAGATAATGCTGCAATGATAGGGCAAGCAGCTAAAATAATTTATCAAGGAACAATAAACAAAAAAATACAGAAACCATCATAA
- a CDS encoding ABC transporter permease — translation MEILVYYFILSFCILSLASLGGMFSERTGTINIGINGMMIIGAISYLVFGYYLGQSASKWFQLILIPLSGIFGALFASLHGFASIKLKTDQTISGFAINMLAFGIAIILLYTYGGGSKNISFDVKELALSSDTSYKNILSFRLILTIVIIILAFILVRYTSWGLRLRSIGENPQAADVAGVNVISYKWQGILISGFLSGIAGAFFAQSGPTSFKGEVGGLGYLALAIMIMGQWRIPWITLSVLVFSFLRALSLTLPFIQPDTLGKYSDLLSLIPFILTLIIMIATSKRSAAPAASGISYDKSTR, via the coding sequence ATGGAAATTCTTGTATATTATTTTATTCTTTCATTTTGTATTTTATCATTAGCTAGTTTAGGTGGAATGTTTAGTGAAAGAACAGGAACTATTAACATCGGAATTAATGGAATGATGATAATTGGTGCTATTTCTTATTTAGTGTTCGGTTATTATTTAGGTCAATCAGCTTCAAAATGATTTCAATTAATTTTAATACCACTTTCTGGAATATTTGGAGCATTATTTGCTTCATTACATGGATTTGCATCAATTAAATTAAAAACAGATCAAACAATTAGTGGTTTTGCAATTAATATGTTAGCATTTGGGATTGCTATTATTCTTCTTTATACATATGGAGGAGGATCAAAAAATATTTCTTTTGATGTTAAAGAATTAGCATTAAGTTCAGATACTTCATATAAAAATATTTTATCTTTTAGATTAATATTAACAATTGTTATTATTATCTTAGCATTTATATTAGTAAGATATACCTCATGAGGTTTAAGATTAAGAAGTATAGGTGAAAATCCACAAGCAGCTGATGTTGCTGGTGTTAATGTTATATCTTACAAATGACAAGGAATATTAATAAGTGGATTTTTATCAGGAATAGCTGGTGCATTCTTTGCTCAATCTGGTCCTACATCATTTAAAGGTGAAGTTGGAGGATTAGGATATTTAGCATTAGCAATTATGATAATGGGTCAATGACGTATCCCTTGAATTACATTAAGTGTACTTGTATTTAGTTTTTTAAGAGCATTAAGTTTAACATTACCTTTTATACAACCAGATACTTTGGGGAAATATAGCGATTTATTATCATTAATTCCATTCATTTTAACACTAATTATAATGATTGCAACTTCCAAACGTTCAGCTGCTCCTGCAGCTTCTGGTATTTCTTATGATAAGAGCACAAGGTAA
- a CDS encoding ABC transporter permease, with protein MNNFILKLQNIVKNASVFIRMEQQKSSLRKVASSIWAIVFGIVISMIFVATSNKNPVEFFNIIFSKGLYGDKFLIGYLAIFLLGSLGVGLGFKSGYFNIGVSGQMMFGSLISFLVIYKAMDPREDLSKGSLVLLMLISTISGALLAMIAGLLKAFFNVHEVISTILLNWIVVYLCVYIFNWVNNAIWSDPIISKQFLLNTGDGTQSIKISEDNKIAFITATLILGIFIALILWFIFSKTTIGYKVKMVGLSKSNAKYSGINEKTIVISVLTISGALSGLAGFIYYIILQSKMVDLTIPLNIGFDTIAISLLALNAPIGIIFTSLFYAVLKNGQTSLFLIDLNGESMYMVTGLIIFMAALSIMFNSFRPIYLIRRFFLLHLDKEWKESYKKYKIKLSQLNKSKIEDLKKAKQEHKDNKKAFLETKKTINKKINNLLFTKIQNYTDDEKLQYYAKLSALKTELNIQLDNLGFYNYKNKKNLHKSLKISHQNEFKKTTEFKHNELLEVFNAKLSQMFKIKKIKGAK; from the coding sequence ATGAATAATTTTATTTTGAAATTACAAAATATTGTTAAAAATGCCTCAGTTTTTATAAGAATGGAACAACAAAAATCATCTTTAAGAAAAGTTGCAAGTAGTATATGAGCAATTGTTTTTGGAATTGTAATTAGTATGATTTTTGTTGCAACTTCAAACAAAAATCCAGTAGAATTTTTCAATATAATTTTCTCAAAGGGTTTATACGGAGATAAGTTTTTAATTGGTTATTTAGCAATATTTTTATTAGGAAGCCTTGGAGTAGGATTAGGATTTAAATCTGGATACTTTAATATTGGTGTATCTGGACAAATGATGTTTGGATCTTTAATAAGCTTTTTAGTAATTTATAAAGCAATGGATCCTAGAGAAGATCTTTCAAAAGGTTCATTAGTATTATTGATGTTAATAAGCACAATTTCAGGTGCATTACTTGCAATGATAGCAGGATTATTAAAAGCATTTTTCAATGTACATGAAGTTATTTCAACAATTCTTTTAAACTGAATAGTTGTTTATTTATGTGTGTATATTTTTAATTGAGTTAATAACGCAATATGATCAGATCCTATTATTTCTAAACAGTTTTTATTAAATACAGGTGATGGAACTCAATCGATTAAAATATCAGAAGATAATAAAATAGCATTCATCACTGCTACACTTATATTAGGTATATTTATAGCTTTAATATTATGATTTATTTTTTCAAAAACAACAATCGGTTATAAAGTAAAAATGGTTGGATTGTCAAAATCTAATGCAAAATATTCAGGTATTAATGAAAAAACAATTGTAATTTCAGTTTTAACAATATCAGGAGCTTTAAGTGGTTTAGCTGGATTTATTTATTATATTATTTTACAAAGTAAAATGGTAGATTTAACAATTCCACTAAATATTGGCTTTGATACTATTGCAATAAGTTTACTAGCTTTAAATGCACCTATTGGAATTATATTTACAAGTTTATTTTATGCAGTACTAAAAAATGGTCAAACTTCTTTATTCTTAATTGATCTTAATGGTGAAAGTATGTATATGGTTACTGGTTTAATCATTTTTATGGCTGCATTAAGCATTATGTTTAATAGTTTTAGACCAATATATTTAATTAGAAGATTTTTCTTATTACATTTAGATAAAGAATGAAAAGAATCTTATAAAAAATATAAAATCAAACTTTCTCAATTAAATAAATCTAAAATTGAAGATCTAAAAAAAGCTAAACAAGAACATAAAGATAATAAAAAAGCATTTCTAGAAACTAAAAAAACTATTAATAAAAAAATTAATAATTTATTATTTACAAAAATACAAAATTATACTGATGATGAAAAATTACAATACTATGCTAAACTTTCAGCATTAAAAACGGAATTAAATATTCAATTAGATAATTTAGGTTTTTATAATTATAAAAATAAAAAGAATTTACATAAAAGTTTAAAAATTAGTCATCAAAATGAATTCAAAAAAACAACAGAATTTAAACATAATGAACTTTTAGAAGTATTTAATGCTAAACTTTCTCAAATGTTTAAAATCAAAAAAATAAAAGGAGCAAAATAG
- a CDS encoding ABC transporter ATP-binding protein, which produces MYAIEFENITKEFPGIIANKDISFKVKKGTIHALIGENGAGKSTLMSILFGLYEPTKGLIKINEEYVNIQNPNMANNLGIGMVHQHFKLVKIYSNLENIILGAEFRNKNGLIHKNKSREKIEIIQKKFNLNFNLDALSGKSSIPVQQKVEIMKMLYRDNDILIFDEPTAVLTDDEISGLLETMKLFREQGKTIIFISHKLKEVKEVADTATVIRHGEVVLNCDVRETSIEQLAQAMVGGELQDIKNTNNNFDKDHIILEINNVNTKGAKTLKNINLKVHKGEILAIAGIEGNGQTQIEYLLSGLLKPVTGNIKFYTITNTFKVYKQSNDNDFDIDTKLKKIYKKKNYDNIEILKTYGEDKKGSFCLVQTKEFIDITNLNIFKRSKLNLSYVPTDRHAHGLVLDYNVKMNLVLRRLWDKTYQKFGMFKNKNILNKTQKILEDYDVRGARDGVSLARSMSGGNQQKFIVGREMSHDHDLIVIMQPTRGLDVGAIKNIHEKLLKEKANGNAILLISYELDEILALADTIAIVNKGEIVKQCSVNEITRQEIGLYMSDSFKKENEVK; this is translated from the coding sequence ATGTACGCTATTGAATTTGAAAATATAACTAAAGAATTTCCAGGTATAATAGCAAATAAAGACATAAGTTTTAAAGTTAAAAAAGGTACTATTCATGCTCTAATTGGTGAGAATGGTGCTGGTAAATCTACACTTATGTCTATTTTATTTGGACTGTATGAACCAACAAAAGGATTAATAAAAATTAATGAAGAATATGTTAATATTCAAAATCCTAATATGGCTAATAATCTGGGAATAGGAATGGTACACCAACATTTTAAATTGGTAAAAATCTATTCTAATTTAGAAAATATTATTTTGGGAGCAGAATTTCGAAATAAAAATGGTTTAATTCATAAAAATAAATCTCGTGAAAAAATCGAAATTATCCAAAAGAAATTTAATTTAAATTTTAATCTAGATGCATTAAGTGGAAAATCATCTATTCCTGTTCAACAAAAAGTTGAAATTATGAAAATGTTATATCGTGATAATGATATATTAATTTTTGATGAACCCACTGCTGTTTTAACTGATGATGAAATTAGCGGTTTATTAGAAACTATGAAACTTTTTAGAGAACAAGGAAAAACAATTATTTTTATTTCTCATAAATTAAAAGAAGTAAAAGAAGTTGCAGACACTGCAACTGTTATAAGACATGGTGAAGTTGTTTTAAATTGTGATGTTAGAGAAACATCAATTGAACAATTAGCGCAAGCTATGGTTGGTGGAGAATTACAAGATATTAAAAACACTAACAATAATTTTGATAAAGACCATATTATATTAGAAATTAACAATGTTAATACCAAAGGTGCTAAAACACTAAAAAATATCAATTTAAAAGTTCATAAAGGTGAAATTTTAGCAATTGCTGGTATTGAAGGTAATGGACAAACTCAAATTGAGTATTTATTAAGTGGGTTATTAAAACCAGTAACTGGTAATATAAAATTTTATACCATTACAAATACATTTAAAGTGTACAAACAATCAAATGATAATGATTTTGACATTGACACTAAATTAAAAAAGATTTATAAAAAGAAAAATTACGATAATATTGAAATTTTAAAAACATACGGTGAAGATAAAAAAGGTTCATTTTGTTTAGTGCAAACAAAAGAATTTATTGATATTACTAATTTAAATATTTTTAAAAGATCAAAATTAAATCTTTCATATGTTCCAACAGATAGACATGCTCATGGTTTAGTATTAGATTACAATGTAAAAATGAATCTTGTATTAAGAAGATTATGAGATAAAACATATCAAAAATTTGGAATGTTTAAAAATAAAAATATTTTAAATAAAACTCAAAAAATCCTTGAAGATTATGATGTTCGTGGTGCAAGAGATGGAGTGAGTTTAGCTCGTAGTATGTCAGGTGGAAATCAACAAAAATTCATAGTTGGTAGAGAAATGTCACATGATCACGATTTAATTGTAATTATGCAACCTACTAGAGGACTTGACGTTGGAGCTATAAAAAATATTCATGAAAAATTATTAAAAGAAAAAGCAAATGGTAATGCCATTTTATTAATAAGTTATGAATTAGATGAAATTTTAGCTTTAGCAGACACAATAGCCATTGTAAATAAAGGTGAAATAGTAAAACAATGTTCAGTTAATGAAATAACTAGACAAGAAATCGGACTATATATGTCAGATTCATTTAAAAAAGAAAATGAGGTGAAATAA
- a CDS encoding BMP family ABC transporter substrate-binding protein — protein MKKSKKILFSFAMLSIGVTLLSVPVIAASCTTEKIKISDIKSSENVQIDKEEKSKKSIVITDAGHVDDLSFNQSAFEGLEQISKDLGLDKATHVIPNSESEYEKVYNEALKNDFKYWITVGFKHTNAIKKFYNDHKEEMMNKGIVIIAVDFNASQPNVDSENKVIDPGIPEGYSISLEYNTKESGWVAGYASAKFLSTMSEEKRLVLSFGGGAFPGVTDFNEGYLKGILAWNQMHPETKTKHTVYSDVEKVYLQTGFVQGDKMLTHIQSALKGKGNKVPTIVLPVAGPATLTVVDNITDKQYIIGVDVDQTNVVSKRKDHFFTSITKGIGQSVYDVLEGLYSKNSEKLHGFELGKTSGHNKGNIAENWTGVAKAKLDTTENTELAQNALNEALSEFKKLSNEDKIYVSSSKAEKTGEDITSLQARLNKLVDLVNA, from the coding sequence ATGAAAAAATCTAAAAAAATATTATTTAGTTTTGCTATGTTAAGTATTGGAGTAACTTTATTGTCTGTTCCAGTAATAGCAGCATCATGTACAACTGAAAAAATTAAAATATCAGATATTAAGAGTTCAGAAAATGTACAAATTGATAAAGAAGAAAAATCTAAAAAATCAATTGTTATAACTGATGCAGGTCACGTAGATGACTTATCATTTAACCAATCAGCTTTTGAAGGTTTAGAACAAATATCAAAAGATTTAGGTTTAGATAAAGCAACACACGTTATTCCAAACTCAGAAAGTGAGTATGAAAAAGTTTATAATGAAGCCTTAAAAAATGACTTTAAATATTGAATAACTGTTGGATTCAAGCATACCAATGCAATTAAAAAATTCTACAATGACCATAAAGAAGAAATGATGAACAAAGGAATTGTAATTATTGCAGTTGACTTTAACGCAAGTCAACCAAATGTTGATTCTGAAAATAAAGTAATAGACCCAGGTATTCCAGAAGGTTATTCAATTTCTTTAGAATATAATACAAAAGAAAGTGGTTGAGTAGCAGGATATGCATCAGCTAAATTCTTATCTACAATGTCTGAAGAAAAAAGATTAGTATTATCATTTGGTGGTGGAGCATTCCCTGGTGTTACTGATTTTAATGAAGGATATTTAAAAGGAATTTTAGCTTGAAATCAAATGCATCCTGAAACAAAAACTAAACATACAGTATATTCAGATGTCGAAAAAGTTTATTTACAAACTGGTTTTGTACAAGGGGACAAAATGTTAACACATATTCAATCAGCACTTAAAGGAAAAGGTAATAAAGTTCCTACAATCGTATTACCTGTTGCAGGACCTGCGACATTAACAGTTGTAGATAATATAACTGATAAACAATACATTATTGGTGTTGATGTTGATCAAACCAACGTTGTTTCAAAAAGAAAAGATCATTTCTTTACATCAATTACAAAAGGAATTGGTCAATCAGTTTATGATGTTTTAGAAGGATTATATTCTAAAAATAGTGAAAAATTACATGGTTTTGAACTAGGAAAAACAAGTGGACATAATAAAGGAAATATTGCTGAAAACTGAACAGGTGTTGCAAAAGCTAAATTAGACACTACAGAAAACACTGAATTAGCACAAAATGCATTAAATGAAGCATTATCAGAATTTAAAAAATTATCTAATGAAGATAAAATATATGTAAGTTCATCAAAAGCAGAAAAAACTGGTGAAGATATTACTTCATTGCAAGCAAGATTAAATAAATTAGTTGACTTAGTAAACGCATAA
- a CDS encoding DNA-processing protein DprA → MNIFLLYLTYKYNGNWDKILKDLNDPKTLNIDNIYKLENILKTKEINYITILDKEYPEFFKNIFKPPFCLFYKGNLKLLNIKDKITLSGNYLTKNTAKLIEYSVLEWFKKTNESVLVIQGKSNLEIKIALLFLNYNKKIIFISSDGVDNVFSIYPELKNYQNNFLVISEYLTKNENSNNSDISTYRLLAALSDKLILYSLYKSKSFFKLIDAFLDLGKDVCAFPNVDNDNDNIINNLINDGANVVTSLT, encoded by the coding sequence ATGAACATATTTTTATTATACTTAACTTATAAATATAATGGTAATTGAGATAAAATTTTAAAAGATTTAAACGACCCTAAAACTCTTAATATAGATAACATTTATAAACTTGAAAATATTTTAAAAACTAAAGAGATAAATTACATCACAATTTTAGATAAAGAGTATCCTGAATTTTTTAAAAATATTTTTAAGCCACCCTTTTGTCTTTTTTATAAAGGTAATTTAAAATTATTAAATATTAAAGATAAAATTACACTTTCAGGTAATTATTTAACAAAAAATACTGCTAAATTAATAGAATATAGCGTTTTAGAATGATTTAAAAAAACAAATGAAAGTGTTTTAGTTATTCAAGGTAAAAGTAATTTAGAAATAAAAATAGCATTATTATTTTTAAATTACAATAAAAAAATTATTTTTATATCTTCAGATGGAGTTGATAATGTTTTTAGTATTTATCCAGAATTAAAAAATTACCAAAATAATTTCTTAGTAATTAGTGAATATTTAACTAAAAATGAAAATTCTAATAATAGTGATATTTCAACTTATCGTTTATTAGCTGCATTAAGTGATAAGTTAATTTTATATTCTCTTTACAAAAGTAAATCCTTTTTTAAATTAATAGATGCTTTTTTAGATTTAGGTAAAGATGTATGTGCATTTCCTAATGTTGATAATGACAATGATAATATAATTAATAATTTAATAAATGATGGAGCTAATGTTGTCACATCATTAACATAA